CTTGATAAGCTCATTAAAAAACTAGGTCCTAAAGGACAACGAGATCTCCTTGGTGAGGTATCAGCTGAGTTTGAAGTAAAGGCCAATGAAATAAGAAATGAAGCAGTTAGTAGGGTGTCTGTTGATCAGGGTTTTTTGAGAAATAGCATTAAAACTGATGGTAAAGATTTGACCTGGATGATAGATGTTACAGCAGACTATGCCAGTTATCAAGAATTCGGTACAAAGACATTGGCAAAAGTACCCCCTGACTTAAGGGATCTAGCTGTTTCTGTAAACTCAGGCAAAGCAAGTTACAAATCATTTAAACAAGCTATTGCGGAATGGATAAAAAGAAAGGGTATACCTGAACAGGCTTTATGGCCAATAATGGCTAAGATCATGAATATAGGTATCCATCCAAGACCATTTATGGGGCCAGCAATAAAAAAGGTTGAGCCGACAATTCAAAGAGATGTCAATGCAGTAATTCAAAGGTGGTTAGATAAATGAAAAACAAGAATGCAGAAATACGGACCGCTACACTATCTAAATTGCTTGGAAAGATAAAGCTCGGTGGTGTTGCACTGAAAGGATATGCGAAAATACCTCCAGTAAGCAACTCAGGTACCTATTACTACATTCCAACCCAACGCAGGGACAATGCAAGCAGTAAGCAGTATTTCAGTACTGATAATACGCTGCATGTTGAAATAGTATACAGGTCAGTTGATGGTACAGACTTTAATGTACTCGATGACTTAGAAGACCAGGTATTACAGATACTGGTTGTAAAAAATATGGTCGAAATGCCACAGATCATAGGATTGGTGGATTTTGACTACACAGGATCGGAAGATTTAACGGACCACGATGGAACGTACACCATATTGAGAAGGATTTTAATGTTTGATGTGTCGGTAGATGAAGGATAGGACTAAGCTTTACGGAAAGATGATGGGTGTGACTGCAGAAGGACAGTTCATCAGCTGTGAACTTGATTCAACACTCAACTTCGATAAAGATATGATACCGGTTTCATCGGTACAATCTGGAAAGTGGGCTGAATATGTCCCAGGTAAACGCAATTGGCAGATCACAGTCAACATGGCTTTGCTTAAATCAAGGGCACCTCAAGACTTTAAGACACTATTTGAAGCCTATTTGAATGACACTCTGCTGAATGTATCCTTCCGTACAAGACTTTCAGTTGATCAGTTCCTGATTTTTGAAGGTAAAGGGTACCTGAAATCAGGGGATGCTTCAGCACCGAGATCCGGTCTTGCAACAGGCAACATGGTGATCATTGGAAGCGGAATACTGAACATGGATTGGGAAGAGTTCTGGTTGATCATAAATGCTCAGCCGGCAAATGCAGACAAACCAACAATAGTAGATACAACAGAATGGAGCTAAACGGAAATATTGTGGTTGTGGGCAACAAAGTTGTATTAGTAAGCAATGTTTCAACAATCGACATAGAGAAAGATATCATTGATACCCCTACAGGTAAGCAGATGCTAAACCACCGAGTAGCGATCATTATAGATCCATTTGGGAAGTTATCGAAAGATGATAAGGTGCAAGTAGCTTGGAAAGGGGATGATGGCGTACAACGAAGCTATGACGGTGTGGTAACAAGATTCTCAGAAGTTAGGTGCACAGTAAAGTTGATTAACGACAATAATAATTACAAAGAAATAATAAGGAGGGCTAAGGAATGGCTAGTGTAGGGATTGCAGGTAAACTGCTTAGAGTGAAGATCGGGGATAAGTATTTCAAGTGCCAAGCCGATTGTACATTGAATTTTACGAACAACTATGATGAGGAGGAAGGCTGTAAGCCATCTGCTGAAACTATTCAATCTGAGGGAACATGGATCGAAAGGACATTAAACACCCAGGATTGGTCTGTTTCTGTAAATCAGCGAATGTTCCTAGATGATTTGGCAGGAGCTGAAGTTACTCCAGCTGACATCATCGCGATGAATATCGCTGGTAATGTTAATGCTGAGATTGAGGTTTGTACAACACCAGGGCAGCATGCTTTGGAGAACGAATATATTGTTACTGGTAATGTGGTAATTGGATCTATCAACCTTGAGGCTCCGATCACCGGTAAAGCAACAGCACAATATGAGTTCCCTGGTAATGGACAGCCAACTCAATCATTGGTACCTGTAGCGCCATAGTCATGGCTACTGAGGTAACAAAGGTCAAAAGGATAAACTCCACCCATGTTCATATATTCTATGATGTGTGGGTGGAATCCTGTAAACCTTGTTCGATTAAGCACAAGGTATGGCTATTACAGACAAGTAAAAAATTAACGAAAAAACAAGCAAATGAAGTTATCAGAGAGGGGCTACATATTTGGCCTAGGAGCGTTCAGAAGGTACAAGGAGATAACAGGGCATGATATCGAACATTTCGAGCAGGCATTATTGCCAGAATTTATTGTTGATGAAAAAGGGGAGCCTGTCCTAGATGAGGATGGATTAAAAATACCTTTTCGTCAAATTGATCTGATGGAATCATCATACCGTTGGGCTATCATGTTGAAGGCTGCAAATGATCTGCATTGTAATATCAATGGTGGTGATAAACTGTCTGTTGATGAATTTACAATACTTCTTGATAATGCTGATCAAGAAGAAAGCAACAAG
The Sphingobacterium multivorum genome window above contains:
- a CDS encoding HK97-gp10 family putative phage morphogenesis protein; this encodes MAKRFDIRTDGLDKLIKKLGPKGQRDLLGEVSAEFEVKANEIRNEAVSRVSVDQGFLRNSIKTDGKDLTWMIDVTADYASYQEFGTKTLAKVPPDLRDLAVSVNSGKASYKSFKQAIAEWIKRKGIPEQALWPIMAKIMNIGIHPRPFMGPAIKKVEPTIQRDVNAVIQRWLDK